The Vicia villosa cultivar HV-30 ecotype Madison, WI linkage group LG1, Vvil1.0, whole genome shotgun sequence genome includes a region encoding these proteins:
- the LOC131621199 gene encoding zinc finger protein 8-like has protein sequence MDKKIIDRETHDLMNVDSFSQLPFIRPPPKEKGIRLFGIEFGGRAAADDIDDSSESLETTFEVENNNTNKDTNTNTNNNSSNSISNNNSSNNYMENNRRFECHYCCRNFPTSQALGGHQNAHKRERQHAKRQHLQSTMVHATSFSDPHLYHHHHQQQQHPLYRFTSSSPSSLSSSPSYPTWNSNSATARFYNHPTSSYSQQPINGSPLAFWRIPNGTIQSNPSFNHERPLPLLASEERANPSQDGYAHGVRSNVSHNRYVYDTKRSDHVSLDLHL, from the coding sequence ATGGACAAAAAAATCATTGATAGAGAAACACATGACTTAATGAATGTTGACTCATTCTCTCAACTTCCCTTCATCCGCCCTCCACCTAAAGAAAAAGGCATCCGCCTCTTCGGCATCGAGTTCGGCGGCCGAGCAGCCGCCGATGACATCGACGACTCCTCCGAGTCTCTCGAAACAACATTCGAGGTTgaaaacaacaacaccaacaaagaCACCAACACTAACACCAACAACAACAGCAGCAACagcatcagcaacaacaacagcagTAATAACTACATGGAAAACAACAGAAGATTTGAATGTCATTACTGTTGTAGAAACTTTCCAACTTCACAGGCTTTAGGAGGTCACCAAAACGCACACAAAAGAGAACGGCAACATGCAAAACGACAACACCTTCAATCAACCATGGTACATGCTACATCTTTCTCTGATCCACATctctaccatcatcatcatcaacagcaACAACATCCTCTCTACAGATtcacatcatcatcaccatcctcATTATCATCATCACCTTCTTATCCAACATGGAACTCAAACTCAGCCACTGCAAGATTCTATAACCATCCAACTTCTTCATACTCTCAACAACCTATCAATGGTAGTCCTTTAGCTTTCTGGAGAATCCCAAACGGCACCATCCAGAGTAACCCTAGTTTCAACCATGAACGTCCTCTCCCTTTACTTGCTTCCGAGGAAAGAGCGAATCCGTCTCAGGACGGATACGCACACGGAGTTCGTTCTAATGTTTCGCATAATCGCTACGTTTATGATACTAAACGTAGCGACCATGTTAGTTTAGATCTTCATCTCTAA